A DNA window from Amphiprion ocellaris isolate individual 3 ecotype Okinawa chromosome 8, ASM2253959v1, whole genome shotgun sequence contains the following coding sequences:
- the tardbpa gene encoding TAR DNA binding protein, like isoform X2, which translates to MSELYIRVAEDENEEPMEIPSEDDGTVLLSSVAAQFPGACGLRYRNPESQCMRGVRLVEGVLHAPENDWGNLVYVVNYPKDNKRKMEEIDAASAVKIKRGFQKTSDLIVLGLPWKTTEQDLKDYFSTFGEVIMVQVKRDVKTGNSKGFGFVRFTDYETQTKVIAQRHMIDGRWCDCKLPNSKACPDEPMRSRKIFVGRCTEDMTTDDLRQYFMQYGEVTDVFIPKPFRAFAFVTFADDQVAQALCGEDLIIKGISVHISNAEPKHNNIHQLFPNFPGGSASLAAMFDRSQYQFPSFHV; encoded by the exons ATGTCGGAGCTGTACATTCGGGTGGCTGAGGATGAGAACGAAGAGCCCATGGAGATCCCCTCGGAGGACGACGGCACCGTTTTGCTGTCGTCGGTGGCAGCCCAGTTTCCGGGGGCTTGCGGGCTGCGGTACAGAAACCCGGAGTCCCAGTGCATGAGGGGAGTCCGGCTGGTGGAGGGAGTCCTGCATGCACCCGAGAACGACTGGGGGAACCTGGTCTATGTCGTTAATTACCCCAAAG ATAACAAAAGGAAGATGGAGGAAATAGACGCTGCCTCAGCTGTGAAAATTAAAAGGGGCtttcagaaaacatcagatCTCATTGTCTTGGGGTTACCatggaaaacaacagaacaagaTCTGAAAGATTATTTCAGCACCTTCGGGGAGGTCATCATGGTGCAG gttAAGAGAGATGTAAAAACTGGCAACTCGAAAGGTTTTGGCTTCGTCCGGTTCACTGACTACGAGACACAAACCAAAGTCATCGCTCAGAGACACATGATTGATGGACGATGGTGTGACTGCAAACTTCCCAACTCAAAG GCGTGTCCTGATGAACCCATGCGGAGCCGTAAAATCTTTGTTGGCCGCTGTACAGAGGACATGACAACTGACGATCTGAGGCAGTACTTCATGCAGTATGGCGAAGTCACTGATGTCTTCATCCCCAAACCTTTCCGGGCGTTTGCCTTCGTCACATTTGCTGATGACCAG GTCGCCCAGGCGCTGTGTGGAGAGGACTTGATCATCAAGGGCATCAGTGTGCACATCTCCAACGCTGAGCCCAAACACAATAATA TTCACCAACTCTTTCCCAATTTCCCGGGAGGAAGCGCCTCATTGGCAGCAATGTTCGACAGATCTCAGTATCAATTCCCCTCCTTCCATGTGTAA
- the tardbpa gene encoding TAR DNA binding protein, like isoform X1, with amino-acid sequence MSELYIRVAEDENEEPMEIPSEDDGTVLLSSVAAQFPGACGLRYRNPESQCMRGVRLVEGVLHAPENDWGNLVYVVNYPKDNKRKMEEIDAASAVKIKRGFQKTSDLIVLGLPWKTTEQDLKDYFSTFGEVIMVQVKRDVKTGNSKGFGFVRFTDYETQTKVIAQRHMIDGRWCDCKLPNSKACPDEPMRSRKIFVGRCTEDMTTDDLRQYFMQYGEVTDVFIPKPFRAFAFVTFADDQVAQALCGEDLIIKGISVHISNAEPKHNNSRQMMDRGRFGAGGFSQGYGSNRGGLGSGSGGVNFGALGLNPAMVAAAQAALQSSWGMMGMLANQQGLTTTAGTATTTRDQTYSSASTSYSSPSSASLGWAAGTNTAPSGGFSSGFGTSMESKSSSWGM; translated from the exons ATGTCGGAGCTGTACATTCGGGTGGCTGAGGATGAGAACGAAGAGCCCATGGAGATCCCCTCGGAGGACGACGGCACCGTTTTGCTGTCGTCGGTGGCAGCCCAGTTTCCGGGGGCTTGCGGGCTGCGGTACAGAAACCCGGAGTCCCAGTGCATGAGGGGAGTCCGGCTGGTGGAGGGAGTCCTGCATGCACCCGAGAACGACTGGGGGAACCTGGTCTATGTCGTTAATTACCCCAAAG ATAACAAAAGGAAGATGGAGGAAATAGACGCTGCCTCAGCTGTGAAAATTAAAAGGGGCtttcagaaaacatcagatCTCATTGTCTTGGGGTTACCatggaaaacaacagaacaagaTCTGAAAGATTATTTCAGCACCTTCGGGGAGGTCATCATGGTGCAG gttAAGAGAGATGTAAAAACTGGCAACTCGAAAGGTTTTGGCTTCGTCCGGTTCACTGACTACGAGACACAAACCAAAGTCATCGCTCAGAGACACATGATTGATGGACGATGGTGTGACTGCAAACTTCCCAACTCAAAG GCGTGTCCTGATGAACCCATGCGGAGCCGTAAAATCTTTGTTGGCCGCTGTACAGAGGACATGACAACTGACGATCTGAGGCAGTACTTCATGCAGTATGGCGAAGTCACTGATGTCTTCATCCCCAAACCTTTCCGGGCGTTTGCCTTCGTCACATTTGCTGATGACCAG GTCGCCCAGGCGCTGTGTGGAGAGGACTTGATCATCAAGGGCATCAGTGTGCACATCTCCAACGCTGAGCCCAAACACAATAATAGTAGGCAAATGATGGATCGAGGGCGGTTTGGGGCTGGTGGGTTCAGTCAGGGCTATGGCAGTAATCGCGGTGGGCTAGGCAGCGGTAGCGGAGGGGTTAACTTTGGGGCTCTCGGCCTTAACCCGGCAATGGTGGCTGCTGCCCAGGCAGCGCTGCAGAGCAGCTGGGGAATGATGGGCATGCTGGCTAACCAGCAGGGTTTGACCACAACGGCAggcacagccaccaccacccgAGACCAGACCTATAGCTCTGCCAGCACCAGTTACAGCAGCCCCAGCTCAGCTAGCCTCGGCTGGGCTGCAGGCACTAACACTGCCCCCAGTGGTGGCTTCAGCTCCGGTTTTGGCACGTCTATGGAATCTAAGTCTTCTAGTTGGGGAATGTAG
- the c8h1orf127 gene encoding uncharacterized protein C1orf127 homolog, producing the protein MDQIRLNILLRTNVLQCFITTTVFSIQKQEWIDAPTAKLTEEDVTCFSEYMELWIHSARIEGLGVWLSGALQIQVNLASLDHLNLQLSVCGFSLHKNHNNNFIFTVSYTGCLVQQQHGFNILTLNLVKRMNRFEGRPHSLVMKCPVVSIQSGEQIQCDPEYIQVIRQVPRGNWDNELPWSLSLSDHLIVALEDASLIQMNVDVTAADITVQGRRREILSPVKIMEHEGEFLALKLVRGQFAYSMEATCPKVIPSTAETTVLHIFKRRMGLTKRGRSYNEALTVSDVSINQTENFTMKETSQFVTLTLPTAQILQYKPCADSKQLMQPFYRADVVLTFKETNHKMHWSMENTLPCVARPDDTSSHITSSPGPNISDLSRLNLRHENVTTGAPFLDSSAVPKEKPNRRDSFKENTAGFSTTNSPHIQTDGSSFNFNTDDIPES; encoded by the exons ATGGATCAGATCAGATTAAACATCCTGCTCAGAACTAA tgttttacagtgttttatcaCAACGACTGTGTTTTCCATTCAGAAACAAGAATGGATTGATGCTCCAACAGCAAAATTAACCG AAGAGGATGTGACGTGTTTTTCTGAATACATGGAGCTGTGGATCCACAGTGCGAGAATCGAAGGGCTCGGAGTCTGGCTGTCTGGGGCTTTACAGATCCAAG tcAACCTCGCGTCTCTGGATCACCTTAACctccagctgtctgtctgtggatTCTCCCTGCAcaaaaaccacaacaacaacttcATTTTTACAGTCAGCTACACTGGATGTTTGGTCCAGCAACAG CACGGATTTAATATCCTCACACTGAACCTGGTGAAAAGGATGAATCGATTCGAAGGAAGACCTCACAGTTTGGTCATGAAGTGTCCAGTAGTTTCAATCCAGAGCGGAGAACAAATCCAGTGTGACCCCGAGTATATTCAG gtgaTCAGACAAGTTCCCCGTGGAAACTGGGATAATGAG CTGCCGTGGTCTCTGTCTCTGAGCGACCACCTCATAGTGGCGCTGGAAGATGCCAGTTTGATCCAGATGAACGTGGACGTGACTGCAGCAGACATCACAGTTCAgggcaggaggagagagatcTTAAGTCCAGTCAAA ATAATGGAACACGAGGGGGAATTTTTGGCCTTGAAGCTGGTCAGGGGTCAGTTTGCCTACAGCATGGAGGCAACATGTCCAAAAG TGATTCCATCCACAGCAGAGACGACTGTGCTGCATATTTTCAAGCGCCGCATGGGTTTGACCAAACGAGGCAGGTCATACAATGAAGCTCTGACTGTCAGCGACGTGTCCATTAACCAGACAGAAAACTTCACCATGAAAGAGACGAGTCAATTTGTGACTCTGACTCTTCCCACAGCACAAATACTCCAATATAAG CCCTGCGCAGACAGCAAACAGCTCATGCAGCCGTTCTACAGGGCGGATGTTGTGCTCACCTTCAAAGAGACAAATCACAAAATGCACTGGAGCATGGAGAACACACTGCCATGTGTAG CTCGGCCTGATGACACGTCGTCACACATCACATCTTCTCCTGGTCCAAACATCTCAGATCTGTCCAGGCTCAACCTCAGACATGAGAATGTAACTACAGGAGCTCCGTTCTTGGACTCGTCCGCCGTCCCCAAAGAGAAACCAAATCGCAGAGATTCATTTAAAGAGAACACTGCAGGGTTTTCCACAACTAATTCTCCTCACATACAGACAGATGGcagcagttttaattttaacACTGATGACATTCCAGAGAGTTAG